The DNA segment TCGGCGGCATCGAGGTGGCCCAGCGCCACATGCACGAGGCTGCCGACGGCCGCAAATATCTGGTGCTGCACGGGGACGAATTCGATGTGGTCGTGCGCAATGCCCGCCTGCTCGCCTATCTCGGCGACTGGGCCTATGACACGGCGATCGTCATCAATATCGGCCTGGCTGCCATCCGCCGCCGTCTTGGAATGCCCTACTGGTCGTTTTCCGCCTGGGCGAAGCTGCAGGTCAAGCATGCCGTCAACTTCATCGGCGAATTCCAGCGCGTGGTGGCCGACGAGGCCCGCCGCGAAAATGCCGATGGCGTCATCTGCGGCCATATCCATCATGCCGTGATGGAAGACATTGGCGGCATCCGCTATATCAATACCGGCGACTGGGTGGAGAGCTGCACGGCGATCGCCGAGCACCAGGACGGAACCATGGAGCTGATTACCTGGCGGGAGCTGAGCAGCGTGCCGGTTACGCGCGAAGACACGACCGAGGTCGAAATCATGATGGCGCGGGCTCTTTCGCAACAGGCGGCCTAAAACTGCGGCTGGCAGGCGCTGTAGGGAAAACTAGCGGCTGGCGCTGTTCTCAGCTCGCGTGATAAATCCTGCACGTTACTGTCAGGTCCTTCCATGATTCCCTTGTCTCCGCCTCCCGTTCGCGAGGAAGCGCCGCGTTTTTTCGTGGTGCGGATCGCCTTGCTCTTTTGCGCGCCGCTGGTCGTCAATGGTTTTGCCATGCCGTATTTTCCGGTTTGGCTGAGCACGTTGTCGCTGAGCGATTTCGAGATCGGCATCATCCTTGCCGTGCCGATGTTCGTGCGCGTCGTCACGGCGCCGCTGGTCGGGCTTCTGGCCGACAAAATCGGCGAGCGGGCGCAAGTGCTGATCTGGTCGGCCGTGCTGTCCCTGCTGACGGCGCTCGCGCTCTTCGTCTCCCATAGTTTCTGGTTCGTGCTGATCATCTATGCCGTCCAGGGCGGCGTGTATGCGCCCTAT comes from the Pararhizobium qamdonense genome and includes:
- a CDS encoding UDP-2,3-diacylglucosamine diphosphatase, which codes for MTEKEQEPQRFRTLFISDVHLGSKAAKTDYLLDFLRVTEAETIILVGDIVDGWRLKRSWYWPQSCNDVVQKLLRKARKGTRIVYIPGNHDEFMRDFPGVHFGGIEVAQRHMHEAADGRKYLVLHGDEFDVVVRNARLLAYLGDWAYDTAIVINIGLAAIRRRLGMPYWSFSAWAKLQVKHAVNFIGEFQRVVADEARRENADGVICGHIHHAVMEDIGGIRYINTGDWVESCTAIAEHQDGTMELITWRELSSVPVTREDTTEVEIMMARALSQQAA